One stretch of Musicola paradisiaca NCPPB 2511 DNA includes these proteins:
- the sucC gene encoding ADP-forming succinate--CoA ligase subunit beta: MNLHEYQAKQLFARYGLPAPAGYACTTPREAEEAASKIGAGPWVVKCQVHAGGRGKSGGVKVVNSKEDIRAFAEKWLGKHLVTYQTDANGQPVNQILVESATDIDKELYLGAVVDRGSRRVVFMASTEGGVEIEKVAEETPHLIHKMALDPLAGPQPYQGRELAFKLGLSGKQIAQFTKIFMGLATLFLERDLALVEINPLVITKQGDLVCLDGKLGVDGNALFRQPELREMRDASQEDAREAHAAQWELNYVALDGNIGCMVNGAGLAMGTMDIVKLHGGAPANFLDVGGGATKERVTEAFKIILSDDKVNAVLVNIFGGIVRCDLIADGIIGAVSEVGVSVPVVVRLEGNNAELGAQKLADSGLNIIAATSLTDAAQQVVAAAEGK, translated from the coding sequence ATGAATTTACATGAGTATCAGGCAAAACAGCTTTTTGCTCGGTATGGTTTGCCGGCTCCAGCCGGTTACGCCTGCACAACGCCGCGTGAAGCGGAAGAGGCCGCATCCAAAATCGGCGCAGGGCCGTGGGTGGTAAAATGCCAGGTACACGCGGGCGGACGCGGCAAGTCCGGTGGCGTGAAAGTCGTCAACAGCAAGGAAGACATCCGCGCCTTTGCTGAGAAATGGCTGGGTAAGCATTTAGTGACCTATCAGACTGACGCAAACGGTCAGCCGGTCAACCAGATTCTGGTGGAAAGCGCTACAGATATTGATAAAGAACTTTATCTGGGCGCGGTTGTGGATCGTGGTAGCCGCCGGGTTGTTTTTATGGCGTCGACGGAAGGCGGCGTGGAAATCGAAAAGGTTGCGGAAGAAACGCCCCACCTGATTCACAAAATGGCATTGGATCCGCTAGCAGGGCCTCAACCTTATCAGGGCCGCGAACTGGCGTTCAAGTTGGGGTTAAGCGGTAAGCAGATTGCACAATTCACCAAAATATTCATGGGATTGGCGACGTTGTTTCTGGAGCGAGATCTCGCATTGGTCGAAATCAACCCCTTGGTGATCACCAAACAAGGTGATCTGGTCTGTCTGGACGGCAAGCTGGGTGTTGACGGCAACGCACTGTTCCGCCAGCCGGAACTGCGTGAAATGCGTGATGCTTCCCAGGAAGACGCGCGTGAGGCACATGCTGCTCAGTGGGAACTGAACTATGTCGCGCTGGACGGCAATATCGGTTGTATGGTCAATGGTGCCGGTTTGGCGATGGGAACCATGGACATCGTGAAACTGCATGGCGGCGCACCGGCTAACTTTCTCGATGTCGGCGGCGGCGCGACGAAAGAGCGCGTCACCGAAGCGTTTAAGATCATTTTGTCTGATGACAAGGTGAACGCGGTTCTGGTTAATATTTTCGGCGGTATTGTACGGTGTGACCTGATTGCCGACGGTATCATCGGTGCGGTGTCGGAAGTTGGCGTCAGCGTTCCCGTGGTTGTCCGTCTTGAAGGAAATAATGCCGAATTGGGCGCACAGAAGTTGGCAGATA
- the odhB gene encoding 2-oxoglutarate dehydrogenase complex dihydrolipoyllysine-residue succinyltransferase: MSSIDILVPDLPESVADATVATWHKQPGDSVQRDEVLVEIETDKVVLEVSAIEAGVLDVILEAEGATVTARQVLGRLRPGDNSGKETSAKAQLQESTPAQRHTAGLDEESNDALSPAIRRLIAEHDLDAAAIKGSGVGGRITREDVEKHLAGKSAPKAVAPVAAPSQPTQALGSRSEKRVPMTRLRKRVAERLLEAKNSTAMLTTFNEVNMKPIMDLRKQYGEAFEKRHGVRLGFMSFYIKAVVEALKRYPEVNASIDGEDVVYHNYFDVSIAVSTPRGLVTPVLKDVDLMGMADIEKRIKELAVKGRDGKLTVEELTGGNFTITNGGVFGSLMSTPIINPPQSAILGMHAIKDRPMAIDGQVVILPMMYLALSYDHRQIDGRESVGFLVTVKEMLEDPARLLLDV, translated from the coding sequence ATGAGTAGCATAGATATTCTTGTACCTGACCTGCCTGAATCCGTGGCGGATGCTACGGTGGCGACCTGGCACAAACAACCGGGGGATAGCGTCCAGCGTGATGAGGTACTGGTTGAAATTGAAACTGATAAAGTTGTACTAGAAGTGTCTGCGATTGAAGCTGGCGTGCTAGACGTGATTCTGGAAGCTGAGGGGGCGACGGTGACAGCGCGCCAGGTACTTGGGCGTTTACGTCCAGGCGATAATTCCGGCAAGGAAACCAGTGCTAAAGCTCAGCTTCAGGAGTCAACGCCGGCCCAACGTCATACCGCGGGCCTGGATGAAGAAAGTAACGACGCACTCAGCCCGGCGATTCGACGCCTGATCGCCGAGCACGATCTGGATGCTGCGGCGATTAAGGGGAGTGGGGTCGGTGGTCGGATTACCCGCGAAGATGTAGAAAAACATTTGGCAGGCAAAAGTGCTCCGAAGGCGGTAGCGCCTGTAGCTGCTCCATCTCAGCCGACTCAGGCACTGGGGAGCCGCAGTGAAAAACGTGTGCCGATGACCCGTTTGCGTAAACGTGTCGCGGAGCGTTTGCTCGAAGCGAAAAATAGTACGGCGATGTTGACGACCTTTAATGAAGTCAACATGAAACCCATTATGGATCTGCGCAAACAGTATGGCGAAGCGTTCGAAAAACGTCACGGCGTCCGGCTTGGGTTTATGTCGTTTTACATCAAAGCTGTCGTGGAAGCGCTAAAACGTTACCCCGAAGTGAACGCTTCGATTGACGGTGAGGATGTGGTTTACCACAACTACTTCGATGTCAGCATTGCGGTATCTACGCCACGTGGTTTGGTGACACCGGTATTAAAAGATGTCGACCTGATGGGCATGGCCGATATTGAGAAGAGAATTAAAGAATTGGCCGTCAAAGGCCGCGACGGCAAGCTGACCGTAGAGGAGCTGACCGGGGGTAATTTCACGATTACGAACGGCGGCGTTTTCGGTTCTTTGATGTCTACGCCGATTATTAACCCGCCGCAGAGCGCGATACTTGGTATGCATGCCATCAAGGATCGTCCGATGGCGATTGACGGTCAGGTGGTGATTCTGCCGATGATGTATCTGGCTCTTTCCTATGACCACCGTCAGATTGATGGACGTGAGTCGGTCGGGTTCCTGGTTACAGTAAAAGAAATGCTGGAAGATCCGGCGCGTTTGCTGCTGGACGTTTAG